One Ctenopharyngodon idella isolate HZGC_01 chromosome 3, HZGC01, whole genome shotgun sequence genomic window, GTTACTGCCACAGCCAAAGATTGACGGATGACTGTTCCGAAAAATAAAAGTGGAGATCCTATCAACCagtgtatgtgcgtgtgtgtgagagtttcTATATATCAACTTTAtggtttttatgttttcattgaCAACTGGATTTATGCCCATCACAAATGAATGAACTCATTGTAAATTATTTCATGCCACATGGACGGAATAAAATCATAAACTTGGTGCACGTTCAGCACACTCAGAGACGAATTGCATATTTCTGCATATGTTTGTGCTAATCACTCCATTTTTCATTtggttttattcaacaattcctCCTCTTTGCTCATCGTCTTGATATAGATCTTATTATCCCTCCCCTTTCCTCCACCCTCTGCTCTCGATATATGGTCATACTCTCCTTGGAACCCCTCCTCCGCCCCACTGCCGTCTCTAAAGTTATCATGGAGTATGCTGAaggcctctctctctcacacctCCAGCCTAAAGTGCACGGCCGGTGGTTGGTGGTATGGCTGCCAGCACTTGGCCCTGTCACTCATTTGCCCCAGGCCCCCGCCCCCATCTCATTTTACCCCCgagtttgtctgtctgtctgtctctgcaCCAGTAGTGAGGTCCGTGCTGCAGACACTGCCTTGCCCACCACACAGCTCTTGGTAGTCTTGAAGAGCTAAATCAACGCAGAGGGAAcattttttgtctatttttcagAAATCTACAACAGAAACGGGCTTGCGAAGGGATCCCCGTCGTGCTCGTCTGTCACTGGGAACAAGCGTGTGGACTATTGGAATACTTTGGACCTCTTGACTCGTCACCTGTTCTACCTCACCATAGCCTGGGTGCATCTGAGAGTCTGTGTGATTGcgagtgagtgtgtttgagagtgtgtgtgactTAAGTGGATCTAGGTGGTGTCGGCGTTGGGGTTTTGGTTTGACAGGTGCACGTGCAGGAGCATTGCACTGTCCGTTCCTCTGTTTGGATTTACTGCTCTGATCAGACATGGCTACTCTGAGAAGCTTGCTGCTGGGGCTTTTGCTGGCCCTGCTGTGCTCCTTCCAGACACCGCTGGCTCCCTCATCATCTGTCAAAGCCCAGGATCTGCCACTCATCCGTGAGGAAGGCCTGAtggctgatgatgatgatgacgacgacgatgatgatgatgatgatgatgacgatgacGATGATGACGACGATGACGATGACGACGATGATGACGATGACGATGACGACgacgatgatgatgacgacGATGATGACGacgacgatgatgatgatgacgatgatgatgacgacGACGACGacgacgatgatgatgatgatgatgacgacgaTGACGACGACGATGATGAcgatgacgatgatgatgatgatgacgacgatgatgatgacgacgacgatgatgatgatgatgacgacgaTGATGacgacgatgatgatgatgacgacgatgatgatgatgacgacgaTGATGacgacgatgatgatgatgacgatgatgatgatgatgatgatgatgatgacgacgatgatgatgatgatgaccaTGAAGGTATGTAAAGTTGCTCTCGAAGTGCTGTTGAATCCCCCTGTAATTTAGCAAATCATCTACCCCCTCTCTTAGCCCTCCATaagtattttcaccaaattgGGAAAGAGAGGGGAGGAGCAAGGGGGCCCTTTTGGCCACTCCCACTTTCTGCACCTCAGCTCTGTCTCAAAACGTTGCTCTTGGCCTGCTGTAGTTGAGGTCCAATCAGTCGGTCATGTTATCCAATCAGATCACTCAGAGCTTAGCGCAAGCCCCACCTCCTCCCCTCTCCAGCTGTCCATCACCCTGGCTGTCTTTGACTCTCTCTGTCTTCTCTTCCCTGCCTAAATAGAGCTATGAGTTCTGTGGGCCCTCTGAAGGCGGACTGCTTGAAGTCCTGACGTGCAGTACAGTACAGTGCTTATGAACTGAGGACTtaagagagaaaagagaaaaaacaaacCCAGCGCTGCAGTCTGAGCCCCAGGCCTTACACTGGCCCAATAGATCAGATCGTTCTTTGATTTTTGTCTCGTTTTGAAAGAGCGGGTTCCAACCTTTCCTTCATCCTTCTATTTGTCCTGTTTGAATTTGGAATCTTCTGCATTTGTGTCACCGTGTGAAActacagagaaagaaagagagacaggCAGATGTAGTGGGGGAACATaacatggagagagagagagcaacgTGGAGTATTAGGGACcgatagagaaagagagagagagagacaggaggATGTTGGATGGTTGTGGGGAGTATAGGAAGGCAGACTGATTGGACAGATCGGTTTTagattctctctctttcactacATCTCCCAGATCTCATTCTTTCTCTGTAGAGATTATCTGTAACAGAAGTGACATGTACCCCAACCTGATCTGTCTGTTTGTAAAGTCATTGAGTGGTATTTAAATGAACTATATGGGTTTATAAAAGTTACATATGTTATCTCTATTTAtgctaataattatttatttcattatccTTATCAGAAAGGATTCTCATTCTCTAAATAGTTGCAAAAaataggaaaagaaaaaaaaaactcatccTTCTAAATGTACATTCTCCAATACTTAAACATGTACTATTGGTGTAAcattacattttagtttttacatttaggttttttttttttttcgtttttttttttcttctctcatttaaatttaattagtAAAACAGACAACTGGAAACGTACAGTGAGCAGTCAGGGACAATACATATGAAGTGTTTCAAGGACAAAACTAAGGCTGCAGCAGCGGAGAGGTAGCAAAAGAGAGAGAATGTTCATTCATAATTTACATATTCATGTTGATACAAACAGGAAGTATCACAAGGGAACAGGCAATACAGCAACTATCAGGAGATGCTAAAATATGACTGTTTAGACTGAATCCTTTTTCTGTTGTtactgtgtttttttattattttttttccctggtgtttgttttttcattctCTGTTTAGTGTAATATCTGCTGTGTCATCATTATAAGCAGCACAATGGTGTTGTACAAAGCACCACATCTTTAACCCCACTCTGAAACGAATAAATCAAATGATCCTGTGTTGCACGGTGTAATTTCTGTTACCTCTGTTATTTCACCTTTAAATGAACAGTGTTTGTcttgaaatgtgtttaagcttaaattaattaacatttttggcAA contains:
- the LOC127508028 gene encoding protein PFC0760c isoform X3, with protein sequence MATLRSLLLGLLLALLCSFQTPLAPSSSVKAQDLPLIREEGLMADDDDDDDDDDDDDDDDDDDDDDDDDDDDDDDDDDDDDDDDDDDDDDDDDDDDDDDDDDDDDDDDDDDDDDDDDDDDDDDDDDDDDDDDDDDDDDDDDDDDDDDDDDDDDDDDDDDDDDDDDDHEDDDDDDDYHDGSICSFCAHCEHCDSCDECPCKKGDDSEHCDFCDDCGKCYICPVCDTVCQPGGFVDSVSGSIYKTVADVFDDDDDDDDDDN
- the LOC127508028 gene encoding germ cell nuclear acidic protein isoform X1, giving the protein MATLRSLLLGLLLALLCSFQTPLAPSSSVKAQDLPLIREEGLMADDDDDDDDDDDDDDDDDDDDDDDDDDDDDDDDDDDDDDDDDDDDDDDDDDDDDDDDDDDDDDDDDDDDDDDDDDDDDDDDDDDDDDDDDDDDDDDDDDDDDDDDDDDDDDDDDDDDDDDDDDDDDDDDDDDDDDDDDDHEDDDDDDDYHDGSICSFCAHCEHCDSCDECPCKKGDDSEHCDFCDDCGKCYICPVCDTVCQPGGFVDSVSGSIYKTVADVFDDDDDDDDDDN
- the LOC127508028 gene encoding protein PFC0760c isoform X2, which encodes MATLRSLLLGLLLALLCSFQTPLAPSSSVKAQDLPLIREEGLMADDDDDDDDDDDDDDDDDDDDDDDDDDDDDDDDDDDDDDDDDDDDDDDDDDDDDDDDDDDDDDDDDDDDDDDDDDDDDDDDDDDDDDDDDDDDDDDDDDDDDDDDDDDDDDDDDDDDDDDDDDDDHEDDDDDDDYHDGSICSFCAHCEHCDSCDECPCKKGDDSEHCDFCDDCGKCYICPVCDTVCQPGGFVDSVSGSIYKTVADVFDDDDDDDDDDN